TAGTATATCTCATGGCTTTCTTGGATAGGCTTTTTGATAGAATTCATTAAATTCTTCCTTTGGAAGGATTTCTACATCCTACCTTTACATAAGCAGGGTCAGTCCAATGAGCTGAATAATTATTGACCAGTTTCCAAACTATCACGTCCAGCTCAGATTAACCATCAAGTAAGAACATCTTTATCTCAACGCtccatttttaaatattatcaGTCAGGTTTCAGACTGGGGCACAATCCTGTGACAGCACCACTGAAAGTCTTACCTCAGGCTTTCAATATCACTGATGATCGAACTCTTTTGAAATGCCTGGAATCTATTGGATTTGATGAAAACTCATGAAACTGATTTACTCATCATCTCAGTGGTGGAACACAAGCTGTTGTGGCTGATGACTATCAGTCCAGCTTTATTAGTGTTAACAAAGGTGTGTCCCCAGGTTCTGTTGTAGGATCTCTTATATTCACAAATTTTAGAAATTAATTAGGTGTAAAAGTTCGACATAGTACAACTCATCCGTAGGTGGATGATGCCATTTTACAGACAACAGCGCCCTCTGTTGCACAGGCAGTTCAcaatttgcattttgatttctGTACTGTGACAGCAAACTTGAATTTATCTTGAATTCCTGTTGAACTCAGATAAAACAAAAGGTGTGCTGTTCTCTACTCTCAATGGGACACCATCTGAAAAAGTGTCCTCCTATAAATACCTTTATTTCTGCCTCTTATCAAGTTCGCACTGCACTAGTTCCcaagataaataataaataatctgCACTATAATTATATATTCAAAATCAGATGTACTTACCTGAGCCACCCGTTGACTTTGTGTCTGGTTGTTGAGGAATGTTCGACTGagcttgttgctgctgcctAAGAAGTCAACAGAGAGAGTCTGTATCATAATCCATGCACTAATTTTCTGTTCACTCAAAGGAGCGAGATGCATTATCATGAATAGCACCCCTGTGCAGTCGTCACCAGGCATGCAGTTAAACCTACCGATCAAAATAGGCTTGTCTCCTCTTCCGCAGCTCCTCAGCTGTGAGCGTCTCATTCTGGccttctctttgtcctcctgcaGCACTGCCTGATTTCACGTTTCCCATTTCAGACTCTGAGGACTTGTTGCTCATCACTGCTCCTAAAACATTATAAAAAACCAAGGACCTGATTCTCAGCATGACCTTTGTAAAACAAATTGTGAAGATATGGTTGAAAACTAACAAACTAACTCACTGATACGATCCACGGGCACCgagaagacagaaacaacagactttcattttaaaaccGTTGGATGCCTCATCCCTTACCTTGCATACTGAGCTGTATGGCCCTGCGAAGATCAgcttcttcatcctccacatCTATGTCCTGTCTGCTGAGTGCCAGAgctctcttcagctcttcatcttcatccacGACCTCATCCTCCACACCAAAGCCCATTTCTGTCTGAGCCAGagctgctgacctgctgctcACAGTACAAAGTTTAATCAGTTGCCACAAATAAGTCAAATGTTTATCTTTAACAACTTGAAACATAGCCATAAACTAAGATAGTCCTTTCTGAGTCATATCTGGTTCCTCCATATTGAGCGTTTGCACATATACTACAAACCCTGCACTTGTTTGGGCCTCCTCTTCTCCAATCAGCCTTGGTCGCTGCTGTTGCTGCACTCTCATGAACCGAAGGATCTGCTCTGCTTCACACTCAGGGAGGTTCCCCCGGATCACAAATATGGAATAACCTGCGCAAATTCAACTTTTATAATCTTTTCCACATCGCAACATCTAAATATACTACAAATAAGTCAATGTTACGATACCTTCTTGTTGTAACTGTGCAAGGAAAAGTGCTAGATAAGTGTCTGATATCAACTCTGGTCCCGTCAACAGTGAGTTCAGATTAAACCactgcaatgaaaacaaaacagtgttgtTAATTAAAGTAAAGATGAATTACAACTGTTTCTGATGACAATAAGTGCTTCATACCTGTTGTCCAAGTTTGCGTATAGTGAACCAGTGCTCCTTGTAGTTGCAAATAAAGGCTTTCTCATTtctgaaacatgaaagcagGAATAGCTGTCACCATCAACTTAAACTATAAAGTAGTTAGGTGAAGCATACAACAAAGTCCTGACAAAGAAACTTTACATTGGATTAATCATCAGGCTCTGGTACTCCCGGCTGTTGAAAAGGATTAACTCCAAGCCCCAAACTCTCAGAGCATTGCTAATCACCTAAAGGAATTAGATGACAGGAAAGGGAATTGATATTACTGACTGAGAATGATTATTGATCTGTTATTAAGTAACAGTAACAACTGAACCTCTTAAGCTCACTTGTATTGAAAAGAAGCCGCTGTCGTCCATGTTCCCAGATGGTTGCTAGAAACACAGTCAGAGGACATAAAGTCAGAAACTGTTTGGTAATAGCATGTAGCTAGCATTCACCTTCTGTGCCTCCTCACCTGTAAGAAGGTCCTATACTCTTCACTGGCCATACCTCCCTCCGCCATcctcattctctcctcctcatcaagCTGATGAGCAATGGAGGACAGATCCACAGGAGTGAAATACTCACCCTGCAGGAGGTTGTTGAGACAGTGTTGGGCGCAAAGAGAGCCCTCTTGCTACAAAACGATGAACTTAGTTAGTCTCAAGACGCCGGCGGAAATGACACAGCACGATGATACAGTTACCTTAAAAACTTAGTTAGCTTTGTAGACATGGTGATGATACAAAAATTGTATGGATTTGGTCTCTCCCCACAGTAACAAAGTCATACACCAGTGGAGCTACatacagctaacgttagcttacgTGCAGCTATTCTTAATACTCCTTTATAACACCGGATAGCTATGCCGAGCCAGTTCGTTCACTAACTCgataaaaataacaaacctACGGCCGTTACGAAGCTTTCTGCGTTCATACGCCAAAGCGAAAAGAAACTTTTCATAATGTCCAACTAGCAGGTTCAATTAGCATTTTAGCTGTCTGGACAACAATACTGCCAAACACCATCGCAAATCTTTTAACGGCGGCCCAGCAGAGCCGCTGAACACATCGCCGCCGCAAGCTTCAAGACTTTGAAGATGAGCACGACAACTTATATGTAGTTTAACATTTTACGTTAAGCGTTTTAACTTACTTTCTCATGGAATATGGAATCCATATTCAGCTTTCTGTCAAACATTCAACTCTGACCTCTGGCCCCGCTACATTCATCACCATGGAAAGAAGGGACAATCCCGACCAGCGCCCTCTACCGGCCGGGATCCTTCACATCTGAATTCAGATCTCCATTCTCTccatttatacatttataccAGCGACATCGGTCACTGGCTCTGTGagacacacagaacaaagtAAATACTATCCATACAGACACTGATCCACGCAGGGTCTTGGTGCTCATTTTTTGCCTGTAATATCACAAAATTTAGcaaaaaataatacagaatcGTAATATCGTTAAACCCAGctaaaaacagtcaaatcaCGTATGAAGATTTTATAGGATACAAGCAGGAGGACGAGtctgacagatttttttgttaaataaaatgcTTATTTTGATGATACACGTAATATTaatagcaaaataataataattataatagtATCTTTTGATTAATAGACTATAGTATGAGGTCTTAAACTACATATACGCATTTCTTAATGTTTTTATTATGGCCTAATAGCGTCGCAAAAGGCTTTTGATTACAAGTGGTACAGTCCCCTAGTGACACTTCCTCCTTTACGGCAAATGGAATATGGCGGAGGGTGAGAAATCTCTAGACGGACTGGAGCTCAGCAAGGTATGATTTTCAAATAGCTAATGTAGCTGACAGTGGTCACCGAGACTCGAGGACAAACCACTGAAGTATAACGTCTTTATTCCTTTCTCCAACATAGTTTGACCGTGCAGTTAATGGGGATATAATTAACTTACCAGGCTAGCATTCGTAGTTAGCTCCTGTGCTAGCTACCGAAATGGTTAAAATGTCTCTGCAGAGGCtacagtatgtatatatgttgCTCACGAGCGGTGAGTAAAGGTTAGTGGTTTTGAGGTCAGTACTTGTTAGAGTAACGTTAGACATCATAGTGTGTGAGTATATGGCAGTGTTGTCCGCACTGTATTAATCTCCATCCTGTGGTATTTTGGTGGTCGTTTTTGTCCAAAGCGCTCAACACGAGATGTCATGAGTTTCTGAATTTTGATCACCGCAGTCCGGACTGTTTCCCGACTACACACTCCTGGAAGATTTGTCAGATATAAACTATTTTCCAACATGTTGTCCGCATTGTGAAAGTGAAACTGGCCTGCTTGGATAGGAGTTCATGGCGCTACACATTTACAGCTTGACCCTTGTGATTAAATTGATTTGACAGAGTGATTtacaacaaacagaacagataaATTACAGGCGCTTGTTTGTAGATGAGGCCTGTTCAGTCTTGCAATGCCATGGGATATGAAATTGATCTGATGAAACTCCAGCCTCCACGCACAACGCACAGTATGCAACTGCAGTGTGACTGCCAGCACgaatgcagataaatacactCACCATTGTTGCTTCCTCCAACCTACCATTTTAACTTACCTCTCAGATTTGGCTGAAACTGGAAATGATACAAGTGTGTGGTAAAACAGGGCACTGCACAGAAATCCAAATTCACGAATGACTGTGAGTGATGTAAAAAAATGTGTAGATTATTTATATTTACTGCACGCTTCATGATGAAAATCACTCATCATTCAAATGCTGTTTGGGGATTTGACATTTCTTTACGGGCACACTAAAGCATCCTTACCCTTTCCTTAAAGAACAAAGTATTTTCAAGGTCTACTGGCTCAAGTTCATATCAGAAGAACATGTAAGATGTTATGCTCTGCCGTACACTGTAAAATATAATGTATAGATGGTTGTATTGTGGTTGTTCCACCAGTAGAAAACAGCCCTGAATACATGGTGGTTTTCATCTGGCTGCCTGCCACTACAGGAAGTGTCAAAGTGAGTAATTTAGTAAGAAATCGTGAGGAAGCAGTGAGACAGATTTCTTAGTACTAACTGAAGTTACTagaaactgagaaatgagaacactgacgtgtgtgtgtgtatatatatatgtatacatatgaGCGGTTTTGTGTCACTAGGTGGAGACAGATGTGAGTCACTGCAAAACAAGTTCATGCTCTTCTCTTTTGTGCTGCAGGAATGgctggaggctgcagacagcagggcgGAGCTGCTCCGTTACCTGAAGGAGCAGGTGCCACAGATCTTCTGCCTGAAGACAGAGTCCAGCcctcaggaggaagaggagct
This window of the Chaetodon auriga isolate fChaAug3 chromosome 14, fChaAug3.hap1, whole genome shotgun sequence genome carries:
- the atxn3 gene encoding ataxin-3, with translation MFDRKLNMDSIFHEKQEGSLCAQHCLNNLLQGEYFTPVDLSSIAHQLDEEERMRMAEGGMASEEYRTFLQQPSGNMDDSGFFSIQVISNALRVWGLELILFNSREYQSLMINPINEKAFICNYKEHWFTIRKLGQQWFNLNSLLTGPELISDTYLALFLAQLQQEGYSIFVIRGNLPECEAEQILRFMRVQQQQRPRLIGEEEAQTSAGRSAALAQTEMGFGVEDEVVDEDEELKRALALSRQDIDVEDEEADLRRAIQLSMQGAVMSNKSSESEMGNVKSGSAAGGQREGQNETLTAEELRKRRQAYFDRQQQQAQSNIPQQPDTKSTGGSGSVNTGEEDQQQKPSQ